In one Mycoplasmopsis canis PG 14 genomic region, the following are encoded:
- the prmC gene encoding peptide chain release factor N(5)-glutamine methyltransferase, with the protein MPTVKDLLLEKRRYGLEETVSFFEEEQLKQGMPVQKIIGYIEMRNVIIDISKKVLIPRYETEELIIKVLDDNNYNKKLKVLDLCTGSGFIGLALKKARPNWDIYMSDISDDAIEQSKINAQKNNLHVNVIKSDIFREIKENDFDILVSNPPYISYEETLSNSVLDFEPHDALFAKDNGLFFYKQILKDAKKIMKKNGLIYFEINPLHFEWWNSLKKDYNLEIIKDINGKNRIVKIEL; encoded by the coding sequence ATGCCAACAGTTAAAGATTTATTATTAGAAAAAAGAAGATACGGACTTGAAGAAACTGTATCTTTTTTTGAAGAAGAACAACTAAAACAAGGGATGCCAGTTCAAAAAATTATTGGTTATATAGAAATGAGAAACGTAATTATTGATATTTCTAAAAAAGTATTAATACCAAGATACGAAACAGAAGAATTAATTATTAAGGTGTTAGATGACAATAATTACAACAAAAAATTAAAAGTTTTAGATTTATGTACTGGTTCAGGATTTATTGGTTTAGCTTTAAAAAAAGCAAGACCAAATTGAGATATTTATATGAGTGACATTTCTGATGATGCCATTGAGCAAAGTAAAATAAACGCACAAAAAAACAATCTTCATGTGAACGTAATTAAAAGTGATATTTTTAGGGAAATCAAGGAAAACGACTTTGATATTTTAGTTTCAAATCCTCCTTATATTTCGTATGAAGAAACTTTATCAAATTCGGTACTAGATTTTGAGCCTCATGATGCACTATTTGCTAAAGATAATGGATTATTTTTTTATAAGCAAATTTTAAAAGATGCTAAAAAAATTATGAAGAAAAATGGATTAATATATTTTGAAATTAATCCACTTCATTTCGAGTGGTGAAATTCACTAAAAAAAGATTATAACTTAGAAATTATAAAAGATATAAATGGCAAAAATAGGATTGTTAAAATTGAATTATAA
- a CDS encoding DegV family protein gives MKKLGIIVDSFSCLTKLEAENLGYKFLPLQVEIDGTVYLDGIDDRKEILEKIAKANKILSSLPKLETIEKVVTEASKEYDEVIFLGISSKLSSTANSVRTIGADLGNVFVMENHLIGDQITRTAEYFKELYEQKNYSIDQLFEELNWINESSITTIVPENIDYMIKGGRLSSFKKFLLTKIPMLPVLSYEEDGTVKSISLKRTVSKAVEWAVENIVEFCEERKNDLKDSKFVITFIHGIKDEMTNIVKNNKYFKPTSTFLTPSVVAVHTGPEALALSVMPELKIK, from the coding sequence ATGAAAAAATTAGGAATAATAGTAGACTCATTCTCATGTTTAACAAAATTAGAAGCTGAAAACTTGGGTTATAAATTCTTGCCTTTACAGGTGGAAATTGATGGCACAGTTTATTTAGATGGTATAGATGATAGAAAAGAAATTTTAGAAAAAATTGCAAAGGCTAATAAAATTTTAAGTTCTCTACCTAAATTAGAAACTATTGAAAAAGTTGTTACAGAAGCGTCAAAAGAATATGATGAAGTTATATTTTTAGGTATCTCATCTAAACTTTCAAGCACAGCTAATTCAGTGCGTACAATAGGTGCCGATCTTGGTAATGTGTTCGTTATGGAAAATCATTTAATTGGTGATCAAATAACAAGAACAGCAGAGTACTTTAAAGAACTATATGAGCAAAAAAATTATTCTATTGACCAATTATTTGAAGAATTAAACTGAATAAATGAATCTTCTATAACAACAATAGTTCCAGAAAATATTGATTACATGATAAAGGGTGGAAGACTTTCAAGTTTTAAAAAGTTTTTATTAACAAAAATACCAATGTTACCAGTACTTTCATATGAAGAGGATGGAACTGTTAAGTCTATAAGTTTAAAAAGAACGGTATCTAAAGCTGTTGAATGAGCAGTAGAAAATATTGTTGAGTTTTGTGAAGAAAGAAAAAATGATCTTAAAGATTCTAAATTCGTAATTACTTTTATACATGGTATAAAAGACGAAATGACAAATATTGTAAAAAATAATAAATACTTTAAACCAACTTCAACATTTTTAACACCTTCTGTCGTAGCTGTACACACAGGCCCTGAAGCTTTAGCTCTTTCAGTTATGCCTGAATTAAAAATTAAATAA
- a CDS encoding PTS sugar transporter subunit IIABC: MINNKFKVVFLSIITFGLIWLKWRKKINHEKNKIYQIDSLPFKINDLVENLGKDNFIIKKLRPSSVEFEIKEISIVKLEEIKKMKGVSGIFVKSSVISIVFGVYSRAVYNLLKK, from the coding sequence ATGATAAATAATAAGTTCAAAGTAGTTTTCCTATCTATAATTACATTTGGTTTAATTTGATTAAAATGAAGAAAAAAAATCAATCATGAAAAAAATAAAATATATCAAATTGATAGTTTACCATTTAAGATTAATGACTTGGTAGAAAACTTAGGAAAAGATAACTTTATAATAAAAAAATTAAGACCTTCTAGCGTAGAATTTGAAATAAAAGAAATTTCTATAGTTAAGTTAGAGGAAATTAAAAAAATGAAGGGAGTTAGTGGAATATTTGTAAAAAGTTCTGTTATATCCATTGTTTTTGGGGTATATTCAAGAGCTGTATATAATTTGTTAAAAAAATAA
- a CDS encoding DEAD/DEAH box helicase yields the protein MSNKHDKYNTILNNLLDVQPNDSSIFTKIDNNNFFDLKNMLSDDEFESILNNEKFEITLLDGVLLQFKKQIENSSSIEELRDIVFNKNTRKIPLKRFIESKNDFPEIKRNILNIVEHKIQNSVSQWKSLDSNANSILEETNIWPLYIGFIFTSLKIEEKIIYAPLFLKEVFIKFKNGKPFLTSEGEIKINEKIMFFLKNNGIDLHIDSNLNEQKMKSIVEILKSDWENLYRLPEDVFSDFQVKGSGEIDNENIVFHSGAVLGIFQPTGGYSRNRMKEIIEKDEIDTIINVEINKNVYWDTIKKHINNPKISIFKITPSNLSQDKAVISALNQHTIIWGPPGTGKSQTIVNLITNILVYNKTAIIASQKKAALDVIKDRLGSLRDFCLFMLKSKNVNKKRFYEPIRNYLDLLEGFNDPVKSQSTPIISSNEIKYLELVNDILNNDSIQNILRAYYYLSKYRKNPNYSGDIEFLINLPSDISYPENKLSDEDIVKAMIKENGLKFMIFLSKYRKVKKVGEDIKNNFAQFDGNFSDLVSFFHEIAKNEFNGEIINKINKLIELSNEIDFQQMISDEKIIHKIILERINDKFKQMTEAEKKEYQDFAQHVRIENLEPYRFVKKFAKIIKIIFPIIVATPDTDLSPWSKEELDYAIMDESSQIFIEKGLPILYLAKKKVLAGDPEQMRPSNWFGTRSTDDTIFGQVDSLLDYASSLNVTQILLDKNYRSNHAALMSFSSKHFYKSQLDVVDANEEFGSEPLEVFEVDGVWKDSKNEAEALKAIELLQQNLDKYKKIILLAFNISQSEYINSLILNKYPDLEEAIHSKKLLIKNIENIQGDEADLVIATISYDKQTKLSSTYICRPGGRNALNVAVSRAKDKMIVIKTINSSDIQLSGTHADDLETFKEWLRFLEKSNEEKRKEVYDSFNKTGESVDDKKLFSFKTFDKSDYNFDQNSIWFRDLVKKIILNSIKNKDGFELFENYNVGSINIDLVVTKNQKPYKSFIFDMLSYDSNEKYMKIRDRYRFLVSKKYDVEIITPISWITQQNKINDWFGVLENESKNIASFQPTSSYILNKSNNEQFHNKENLTGINELENIKENAEKNISKVLNNSEETSTITSNQQYKTTHVTTKTQVSSFFGFDSNDKNELDSKIEEVVIQENIKDEEVIQENYFSENENNVADSDEEKESEIKIENLQDEISEVDEELEDVSSLVYPSKITSDIEDEYLFEEKDEEDDSQVSTNIQNREHEYFDFNYENQENKKDVSQNNDLLNDEELNEIGHSTDSLINKDDLMSELKNIIKNHDDNEFNDDLLNQEEDLESNSEELSENSEEDKRSIDMEITKYETDELDQNEVEEEYEIPNFKIYENKNEFTSTWLLNDEDFTEINDEEK from the coding sequence ATGTCAAATAAACACGATAAATATAACACAATATTAAATAATTTGCTAGATGTTCAACCTAACGATTCATCTATTTTTACAAAAATTGATAATAACAATTTTTTTGACTTAAAGAATATGCTTTCAGATGATGAGTTTGAAAGCATATTAAATAACGAAAAATTCGAAATAACTTTATTAGACGGAGTTCTTTTACAATTTAAAAAACAAATCGAAAATTCATCTTCAATAGAAGAATTAAGAGATATTGTTTTTAATAAAAATACAAGAAAAATACCTCTAAAAAGATTTATTGAATCTAAAAATGATTTTCCTGAAATCAAAAGAAATATTTTAAATATTGTAGAACATAAAATCCAAAACTCTGTATCACAGTGAAAGAGTCTTGACTCAAATGCTAACTCAATATTAGAAGAAACAAACATTTGACCTTTATACATTGGTTTTATTTTTACTAGTTTGAAAATTGAAGAAAAAATAATTTATGCTCCTTTATTTTTAAAGGAAGTTTTCATTAAGTTTAAAAATGGTAAGCCATTTCTAACGAGTGAAGGTGAAATCAAGATAAATGAAAAAATAATGTTTTTCTTAAAAAACAACGGAATAGACCTACATATTGATAGTAATCTTAATGAACAAAAGATGAAATCTATTGTTGAAATACTAAAAAGTGACTGAGAAAACCTATACAGACTACCAGAAGATGTTTTTTCTGATTTTCAAGTAAAAGGTTCTGGAGAAATTGATAACGAAAATATTGTTTTCCATTCTGGGGCTGTTTTGGGTATTTTTCAACCAACTGGTGGGTACTCTAGAAATAGAATGAAAGAAATCATTGAAAAAGATGAAATTGACACAATAATAAATGTTGAAATCAATAAAAATGTTTATTGAGATACAATTAAGAAACATATTAATAACCCTAAAATTTCAATATTTAAAATAACTCCTTCAAACCTTTCTCAAGATAAAGCGGTTATATCTGCATTAAATCAACATACCATAATTTGAGGTCCACCTGGAACAGGTAAATCACAAACAATAGTTAACTTAATCACAAACATTCTTGTTTATAATAAAACAGCAATTATTGCTTCACAAAAAAAAGCAGCATTAGATGTTATTAAGGATAGACTTGGTTCATTAAGAGATTTTTGTTTATTTATGCTTAAATCAAAGAATGTTAATAAAAAAAGATTTTATGAACCTATAAGAAATTACTTAGATTTACTAGAAGGATTCAATGATCCAGTTAAATCTCAAAGCACACCTATAATAAGTTCTAATGAAATAAAATATCTTGAATTAGTAAATGATATCCTAAACAATGATAGTATACAAAACATTTTGAGAGCTTACTACTATTTATCAAAATATAGAAAGAACCCAAATTATTCTGGTGATATTGAGTTTTTAATCAATCTACCATCCGATATTTCTTACCCTGAAAATAAATTAAGTGATGAAGATATTGTTAAAGCCATGATTAAAGAAAATGGATTAAAATTTATGATATTTTTATCAAAATATAGAAAAGTTAAAAAAGTAGGTGAAGATATTAAAAATAATTTTGCTCAATTTGATGGTAACTTTTCAGATTTAGTTTCATTCTTTCATGAAATTGCTAAAAACGAGTTTAATGGTGAAATAATTAATAAAATAAATAAACTCATTGAACTATCAAATGAAATTGATTTTCAACAAATGATTTCAGATGAGAAAATTATTCACAAAATAATTTTAGAGAGAATTAACGATAAATTCAAACAAATGACTGAAGCTGAAAAGAAAGAGTATCAAGACTTTGCTCAGCATGTTAGAATTGAAAATCTTGAACCTTATAGATTTGTTAAGAAGTTTGCTAAAATAATAAAAATAATTTTCCCAATTATTGTCGCTACACCTGACACAGATTTATCACCATGATCAAAAGAAGAACTAGATTATGCTATTATGGATGAATCAAGTCAGATCTTTATTGAAAAAGGACTCCCAATTCTTTATCTTGCTAAGAAAAAAGTTCTTGCAGGAGATCCTGAACAAATGAGACCTAGTAACTGATTTGGTACAAGAAGTACCGATGACACAATATTTGGGCAAGTTGATTCGCTTTTGGATTATGCATCTTCGTTAAATGTTACGCAAATTTTATTAGATAAAAACTATCGTTCAAACCACGCTGCTTTAATGTCCTTCTCTTCAAAGCATTTTTATAAATCGCAACTAGATGTTGTCGATGCTAACGAAGAATTCGGAAGTGAACCATTAGAAGTTTTTGAAGTTGATGGCGTATGAAAAGACAGCAAAAACGAAGCAGAAGCATTAAAGGCTATAGAATTACTACAACAAAATCTTGATAAGTATAAGAAAATTATTTTGCTCGCTTTTAACATTTCACAAAGTGAATATATTAATTCCTTAATTTTAAACAAGTACCCTGACTTAGAAGAAGCGATACATTCTAAAAAACTCCTTATAAAAAATATAGAAAATATTCAAGGTGATGAAGCTGACCTTGTTATAGCAACTATATCTTATGATAAACAAACAAAATTATCTTCAACATATATTTGTAGACCCGGTGGTAGAAATGCGTTAAATGTAGCTGTATCTAGAGCGAAAGATAAAATGATAGTTATAAAAACTATTAACTCATCCGATATTCAGCTTTCTGGCACACATGCTGATGATCTTGAAACCTTTAAAGAATGATTAAGATTCCTTGAAAAATCAAATGAAGAAAAGAGAAAAGAGGTCTATGATTCATTTAATAAAACAGGAGAGTCAGTTGATGATAAAAAATTATTTAGTTTTAAAACATTTGATAAGAGCGATTATAATTTCGATCAAAACTCAATATGATTTAGAGATCTTGTTAAGAAAATTATTTTAAATTCAATTAAAAATAAAGATGGTTTTGAACTTTTTGAAAATTATAATGTAGGTTCTATTAATATTGATTTAGTTGTTACTAAAAATCAAAAACCATATAAATCATTTATCTTTGATATGCTTAGTTATGATTCTAATGAAAAATATATGAAAATAAGGGATAGATATAGATTTTTAGTATCTAAAAAATACGATGTAGAAATAATTACACCAATTTCATGAATTACACAACAAAATAAAATCAATGATTGATTTGGTGTTCTTGAAAATGAATCAAAAAACATTGCTAGTTTTCAACCTACATCTTCATACATTTTAAACAAATCAAATAACGAACAATTTCACAATAAAGAAAATCTTACTGGAATAAATGAGTTAGAAAACATAAAAGAAAATGCTGAAAAAAATATTTCTAAAGTATTAAATAATTCAGAAGAAACTTCAACAATAACTTCTAACCAACAATACAAGACTACACACGTTACCACAAAAACGCAAGTATCAAGTTTCTTTGGTTTTGATAGTAATGACAAAAATGAATTAGATAGCAAAATTGAAGAAGTTGTGATTCAAGAAAATATCAAAGATGAAGAAGTGATTCAAGAAAATTACTTTAGTGAAAACGAGAATAACGTTGCTGATAGCGACGAAGAAAAAGAGAGCGAAATTAAAATTGAGAATCTACAGGATGAAATTAGTGAAGTGGATGAAGAATTAGAAGATGTTTCTTCTTTAGTCTATCCATCAAAAATAACTTCAGATATAGAGGATGAATATTTGTTCGAAGAAAAAGATGAAGAAGATGATTCACAAGTATCGACTAACATACAAAATCGTGAACATGAATATTTTGATTTTAACTATGAAAACCAAGAGAATAAAAAAGATGTTTCACAAAATAATGATTTATTAAATGATGAAGAATTAAACGAAATAGGACATTCAACAGATTCGTTAATTAATAAAGATGATTTAATGAGTGAACTTAAAAATATTATTAAGAATCACGATGATAATGAATTTAATGATGATTTACTTAATCAAGAAGAAGATCTTGAATCAAATAGCGAAGAACTTAGCGAAAACAGTGAAGAAGATAAAAGATCTATAGATATGGAAATAACAAAATACGAAACTGATGAATTGGATCAGAATGAAGTAGAAGAAGAATATGAAATTCCTAATTTTAAAATATATGAGAATAAGAATGAGTTTACTTCAACCTGACTACTTAATGATGAGGACTTTACGGAGATAAATGATGAGGAAAAGTAG
- a CDS encoding helix-turn-helix domain-containing protein codes for MMRKSRKKEIELEETLSFLSKKVKKNIIMHLYTCHEIECDVTALVNVLNEKQANVSKHLNDLKKANIIDANKEGLFSYYYLTDDFKNKFYLLLETIYKIDEQKIYECNCINDGHKIN; via the coding sequence ATGATGAGGAAAAGTAGAAAGAAAGAAATTGAATTAGAAGAGACTTTATCTTTTTTATCTAAGAAGGTAAAGAAAAATATAATTATGCACTTATATACATGTCACGAGATTGAGTGTGATGTAACAGCGTTAGTTAACGTATTAAATGAAAAACAGGCAAATGTTTCTAAACATTTAAATGACTTAAAAAAGGCAAATATAATAGATGCTAATAAAGAGGGTTTATTTTCATATTACTATTTAACAGATGATTTTAAAAACAAATTTTATTTATTACTTGAAACAATTTATAAAATTGATGAGCAAAAAATTTATGAATGTAACTGCATAAATGATGGACACAAAATTAATTAA
- a CDS encoding ABC transporter ATP-binding protein — translation MDTKLIKNKTKKIRIWDFTKGLKFLILLTILLIAIQIFLEVMTPRFVQEIINIISNDSKDYTLYTQSEKENLVYKNGGILFLLIFSSMSISLFIQIFLISKITTQFSANIKNKIFEKLQEFSPQDLNKFTIGSIMNRLNSDVSSMERTLSMIVVSIVRSIFTFASALYFALSESYELSYIFLVTIPLSVIMFMVMLYVKKVIKKLFKFNDEFNHKLQENLNSLKTIKANTNEVHELNSIKSHTQRLTKSNLKIVLANSIGESFFMTIIFMSLILLATIGVNLFLSEKIKVGHIVLFGTYIWMITSSFLGILNIGFNLFIAVPSSKRLKELLNHETEIKNSHNPITVFDIDTIEFRNVWFKYPSNTQFTLKNLNFKVSKDSSFGIISKTGEGKSTMLKLFARFYDVSDGEVLINNINIKEYDVAKLREKIGIVFQENILFNGTIESNFKLMDPKITDEEIWDSLKKADMYEFVQSHPDKLGMKINPKGSNFSGGQRQRLSIARALLKKPKLLILDDATSAVDSKTEKSLKTTINNIEQCIKIIVSQKISTLKDSDKILVLENGEISDIDNHENLLKNNKFYKDIFDSQNSVIEAD, via the coding sequence ATGGACACAAAATTAATTAAAAATAAAACAAAAAAAATAAGAATTTGAGACTTCACAAAAGGCCTAAAATTTCTTATTTTACTAACAATTTTATTAATTGCAATTCAAATATTTTTAGAAGTAATGACTCCAAGATTTGTTCAAGAAATTATCAATATTATTTCAAATGATTCGAAAGATTACACGTTGTATACCCAATCAGAAAAAGAGAATTTAGTTTATAAGAATGGTGGAATTTTATTCTTATTAATATTTTCATCCATGTCAATATCATTATTTATTCAAATCTTTCTAATATCAAAAATTACAACACAGTTCTCCGCAAATATAAAAAACAAAATTTTTGAGAAACTTCAAGAATTTTCACCTCAAGATCTAAATAAATTTACTATTGGATCCATAATGAATAGGTTAAATTCCGATGTATCAAGTATGGAAAGAACACTATCCATGATTGTTGTTTCTATTGTTAGATCAATATTTACATTTGCTAGTGCATTATACTTTGCGTTAAGCGAATCATATGAATTATCTTATATTTTTTTAGTAACTATACCACTAAGCGTAATTATGTTTATGGTTATGCTCTATGTTAAAAAAGTTATAAAAAAATTATTTAAATTTAATGATGAATTTAACCACAAATTACAAGAAAATCTAAATTCATTAAAAACAATAAAAGCAAATACGAATGAAGTTCATGAGTTAAATTCAATAAAGTCACACACTCAAAGATTAACAAAATCAAATTTAAAAATCGTACTAGCAAACTCAATTGGTGAATCATTTTTTATGACAATCATTTTTATGTCTTTAATACTTTTAGCCACAATAGGTGTAAACTTATTTTTGAGTGAAAAAATTAAGGTGGGACATATAGTTTTATTCGGTACTTACATTTGAATGATAACATCATCTTTTCTAGGTATATTAAATATTGGTTTCAATTTATTCATAGCAGTTCCTAGTTCAAAAAGATTAAAAGAACTTTTGAACCATGAAACAGAAATCAAAAACTCACATAACCCTATTACTGTTTTTGATATTGACACAATTGAATTTAGAAATGTATGATTTAAATACCCTTCAAATACACAGTTTACATTAAAAAATCTTAATTTTAAAGTTTCTAAGGATTCATCTTTCGGAATAATTTCAAAAACTGGAGAAGGTAAATCAACAATGCTTAAGTTATTTGCAAGGTTTTATGATGTTTCAGATGGTGAAGTTTTGATTAATAATATAAATATTAAAGAATATGATGTTGCCAAATTAAGGGAAAAAATTGGAATAGTCTTTCAAGAAAATATTTTATTTAACGGAACTATAGAATCAAACTTTAAACTAATGGATCCAAAAATTACTGATGAAGAAATATGAGATTCCTTAAAAAAAGCGGACATGTACGAATTTGTTCAATCTCACCCTGACAAACTAGGAATGAAGATTAACCCTAAAGGAAGCAATTTTTCAGGCGGGCAAAGACAAAGATTATCAATAGCAAGAGCTTTATTAAAGAAACCAAAACTGCTTATTCTCGATGATGCAACAAGTGCTGTCGACAGCAAGACTGAGAAATCATTAAAAACAACAATAAACAATATTGAACAATGCATAAAAATTATTGTATCCCAAAAAATTTCCACATTAAAAGACTCAGATAAAATTTTAGTTTTAGAAAATGGTGAAATATCTGATATTGATAATCACGAAAATTTACTAAAGAATAATAAGTTCTATAAAGATATTTTTGATTCACAAAATTCGGTAATAGAGGCAGATTAA
- a CDS encoding ABC transporter ATP-binding protein: protein MNKKETSNSLKRIFGYLWNNNKLLLISGLILYVLAISGMLYNQVFIGKVIVDTVLKDYISENSSKNINDFDWQFFTLVIVLSALLFMLSIIFKFIGNFILSLITFRTMKKIQDDLYHKIQNLPLDYLNKELKGSIMSAFNSDIETLKNFFRDIIPNTINAILTLSISLVMMFLLNWQLTFIMIGFMLVILGVSYFLMKKSRSFFKNERKINADISGYTEEILSGFETTRIFANPQEIINEYRKLNEEYRKTNRKVYTISGLFFPLSFNIGLIGYGTIALFGAILFLKGETAGIGLTIGTLISFTQFSKSFSNPISILMLNANDILRAIAGSKRIFGILDEEDELDEGNIFLFKNSDGTFVWKNSNNEIIKKYEGKIDFKNVSFSYNNQQTLSNVSFEIKPGQKVALVGKTGAGKTTIINLLGRFFEISEGEILIDNINIKEIKKASLRHMLGYVLQEVQIFSDTLENNIKYGINGTYEEQRLQKAINDANLLKYVNKLENGLDTLLHNSGSILSQGEKQLVSIARISYRQPQIIIFDEATSNIDSLTEREIQDSMNQLSKKATSIVIAHRLSTITNSDLIIVIDKGQIIEKGTHTELMNNKSKYYELINASKTN, encoded by the coding sequence ATGAATAAAAAAGAAACAAGCAATTCATTAAAAAGAATTTTTGGATATTTATGAAACAACAATAAATTACTTTTAATTTCTGGTCTTATACTTTACGTTTTAGCTATTTCAGGAATGCTTTACAATCAAGTTTTTATTGGTAAAGTTATAGTCGATACAGTCCTAAAGGATTACATTTCAGAAAACAGTAGTAAAAATATTAATGATTTTGATTGGCAATTCTTCACTCTTGTTATTGTTTTATCTGCTCTTTTATTTATGCTTTCAATAATTTTTAAGTTTATTGGTAACTTTATTTTAAGTTTAATAACTTTTAGGACTATGAAAAAAATTCAAGATGATTTATATCACAAGATTCAGAATTTACCTTTAGATTATTTAAATAAAGAACTAAAAGGTTCAATAATGTCTGCTTTTAATTCCGACATAGAAACCCTAAAAAATTTCTTTAGAGATATAATACCTAATACTATTAATGCTATATTAACTTTATCAATATCATTAGTAATGATGTTTTTACTTAACTGACAACTAACATTTATAATGATTGGATTTATGTTGGTTATATTAGGAGTTTCATACTTTTTAATGAAAAAAAGTAGATCATTTTTTAAGAATGAGAGAAAAATTAATGCTGATATATCAGGATATACAGAAGAAATTTTATCAGGGTTTGAGACTACAAGAATTTTTGCAAATCCACAAGAAATTATCAATGAATATAGAAAATTAAATGAAGAGTATAGAAAAACAAACAGAAAAGTTTACACTATATCAGGACTATTTTTCCCCCTCTCTTTTAATATAGGATTAATAGGTTATGGGACAATTGCATTATTTGGTGCTATATTGTTTTTAAAAGGCGAAACAGCAGGAATCGGATTAACAATCGGTACATTAATTTCATTCACACAATTTTCTAAGAGTTTTTCAAATCCTATTTCGATTTTGATGCTAAATGCTAATGATATTTTAAGAGCAATAGCAGGTTCAAAAAGAATTTTTGGAATACTTGATGAAGAAGACGAGTTGGATGAAGGTAATATCTTCTTATTTAAAAATAGTGATGGTACTTTTGTTTGAAAAAATAGTAATAACGAAATTATCAAGAAATATGAAGGAAAAATAGATTTTAAAAACGTTTCTTTTTCATATAATAATCAACAAACTTTAAGTAATGTTAGTTTTGAAATTAAACCTGGACAAAAAGTTGCTTTAGTCGGAAAAACAGGAGCAGGAAAAACTACAATAATTAACTTATTAGGAAGGTTTTTCGAAATTTCTGAAGGCGAAATTTTGATTGATAATATTAATATCAAAGAAATAAAAAAAGCGTCATTAAGACATATGTTAGGTTATGTTTTACAAGAAGTTCAAATTTTTTCCGATACTCTTGAGAACAACATTAAATACGGTATAAATGGCACTTATGAAGAGCAAAGACTTCAAAAAGCTATAAATGATGCTAATTTACTTAAATACGTAAATAAGCTAGAGAACGGTCTTGATACTTTATTACATAATTCAGGAAGCATTTTATCACAAGGTGAAAAACAACTTGTTTCAATTGCGAGAATTAGTTATAGACAACCTCAAATCATTATTTTTGATGAAGCAACATCTAATATTGACTCATTGACAGAAAGAGAAATTCAAGATTCAATGAACCAACTTTCTAAAAAAGCAACATCTATTGTTATTGCTCATAGACTTAGCACTATAACTAATTCCGATTTAATCATTGTTATTGATAAGGGTCAAATAATAGAAAAAGGTACCCACACTGAATTAATGAATAATAAAAGTAAGTACTATGAATTAATAAACGCTTCAAAAACTAATTAA